A stretch of the Planctomicrobium piriforme genome encodes the following:
- a CDS encoding NirA family protein, whose product MSTTNGFTETQKNYLQGFAMGADVARKVKGLPILSGSCGGQNGINGTAIQLGAQGAQIVDTASVPGSLERQAQDRFLARGKKLSKEEQAKREKDALGIWDEMKQAARDNVFPKGNDLFLWKFHGLFHVTPAQNSFMCRLRIPGGELKSWQFRGIADLAEQHGGGFVDATTRANLQIREIPANRGCAVHEGLCELGLINKGSGADNIRNVTSAATAGFDPHELIDTLPLAKEMHHHILNHRELYGLPRKFNISFDGGGAIATLEDTNDIGFQAVRVPVEKSSVELPEGVYFRLTLGGITGHKDFARDTGVLLTPAECIRVAHAILLVFLENGDRTDRHKARLKYVLDDWGFPKFIEAVEKKLGRPLRKVTTDHYELPFAPDRWAHVDVHPQKQTDRYYIGLVLPVGRMSCEQVHAIADIADKYGSSRIRFTVWQNLIIPDIRGADVDAVKAAIEATGLDWKASSFRAGLVACTGNAGCKFAASNTKSQAMILASYLEERFDLDVPINMHFTGCPNSCAQHFIGDIGFRGAKVEVGEELVEGYEIVVGGGYADKQNIARQLFPKVVFEEIPPIVERLLLFYLENRLGLEAFSDFVNRHELEQLQSVCEFSMAAAS is encoded by the coding sequence ATGTCTACCACCAACGGCTTCACTGAAACCCAGAAAAACTACCTGCAAGGCTTTGCGATGGGGGCCGACGTTGCCCGCAAAGTGAAAGGCTTGCCGATTCTCTCCGGCAGCTGCGGCGGGCAGAATGGAATCAACGGAACAGCGATCCAACTTGGCGCCCAGGGAGCGCAGATTGTCGATACCGCGTCTGTCCCAGGTAGCCTCGAACGCCAGGCCCAAGACCGCTTTCTGGCGCGAGGCAAGAAACTGAGCAAGGAAGAACAGGCGAAACGCGAGAAAGACGCCCTGGGAATCTGGGATGAGATGAAACAGGCGGCCCGTGACAACGTCTTTCCCAAAGGGAATGATCTCTTCCTCTGGAAATTTCACGGACTCTTCCATGTCACGCCGGCTCAGAACTCGTTCATGTGCCGGTTGCGGATTCCGGGCGGCGAATTGAAGAGCTGGCAATTCCGGGGCATCGCTGACCTGGCGGAGCAACATGGCGGCGGCTTTGTCGATGCCACGACGCGGGCGAACCTGCAGATCCGTGAAATCCCGGCCAACCGCGGCTGCGCCGTGCATGAAGGGCTGTGCGAACTGGGCCTGATCAACAAAGGATCAGGTGCGGACAACATTCGCAATGTGACCTCAGCCGCGACCGCAGGTTTCGATCCCCACGAATTGATCGACACTCTGCCGCTGGCGAAGGAGATGCATCATCACATCCTGAACCACCGCGAGCTTTACGGCCTGCCGCGAAAGTTCAACATCAGTTTTGACGGCGGCGGAGCCATTGCCACTCTCGAAGATACCAATGATATCGGCTTTCAGGCGGTTCGAGTTCCTGTCGAGAAGTCATCCGTCGAACTGCCAGAAGGGGTTTACTTTCGGCTGACGCTCGGCGGAATCACTGGTCACAAAGATTTTGCCCGCGACACCGGCGTGTTACTGACGCCGGCTGAATGCATCAGGGTAGCGCATGCCATTCTGCTGGTGTTCCTGGAGAACGGCGATCGCACCGACCGGCACAAGGCCCGTTTGAAATATGTTCTGGATGACTGGGGCTTTCCCAAATTCATTGAGGCGGTGGAGAAAAAACTCGGACGACCGCTCCGTAAGGTCACAACGGACCATTACGAGTTGCCCTTCGCACCGGATCGCTGGGCTCACGTTGACGTCCATCCTCAAAAACAGACCGATCGCTACTACATCGGACTGGTGCTCCCGGTCGGCCGCATGTCGTGCGAACAGGTTCATGCCATCGCGGACATCGCCGACAAATACGGCTCGAGCCGCATTCGATTCACGGTCTGGCAGAACCTGATCATCCCCGATATTCGGGGTGCAGACGTCGACGCCGTCAAAGCGGCCATCGAAGCGACCGGACTCGACTGGAAAGCGTCCTCGTTTCGTGCGGGACTGGTGGCGTGTACTGGCAACGCAGGCTGCAAGTTTGCTGCGTCGAACACCAAGAGTCAGGCGATGATACTCGCCAGCTATCTCGAAGAACGGTTCGATCTCGACGTTCCGATCAACATGCATTTCACTGGCTGCCCGAACAGCTGTGCCCAGCATTTTATCGGCGACATTGGGTTTCGCGGGGCGAAGGTCGAAGTGGGTGAAGAGCTGGTCGAAGGCTATGAGATCGTGGTCGGCGGCGGCTATGCCGACAAGCAGAACATCGCCCGGCAGCTCTTCCCCAAAGTCGTCTTCGAAGAGATCCCTCCAATCGTTGAACGGCTGCTTCTGTTCTATCTGGAGAATCGCCTCGGGCTCGAAGCGTTCTCCGACTTTGTAAACCGGCACGAGCTCGAGCAACTGCAGTCCGTGTGTGAGTTCTCGATGGCCGCGGCGTCGTAA
- a CDS encoding sulfite reductase subunit alpha has product MTQQISLIPESAPFNEEQRAWLNGFLAGWIGLQGGDGASSTSANAITAAPQVEVEEEFPWHDPALPMEDRLQLAEGKPLPRQLMAAMAQLDCGSCGYDCKRYAEAIANGEEKSLTLCSPGGKPTSRKLKELVSLGLSSNGHSANPTNGAAAVVKSGEPKWNRNHPFAARIRHIRNLNEAGSSKHTSHVEIDLSGSGLTYDVGDALGVYPCNCPELVQGIVGELHATGDELIDVDGQQLTLNEALRDHFCLSEITDELITSMSECCGDVGDKALLKQLLDDADPIDGWDVLELLKYYSTVRLTAQQLTSSLSRLKPRLYSISSSLKAHPEQVHLTVGRVHWQFQDRGRKGVASTMFSDRMAPGDSVRVFVQTSHGFSVPKDPDAPAIMIGPGTGIAPFRAFLQERHATQASGKNWLFFGDQRSQTDYLYRDELESLYEQGVLSRIDLAFSRDQSEKVYVQDRMLENGAEFWAWLEAGGHVYVCGDANRMAVDVDKALKRIVSEFGGLGPYEADKYLARMAKDKRYCRDVY; this is encoded by the coding sequence ATGACTCAGCAAATTTCACTCATCCCCGAATCCGCCCCGTTTAATGAAGAGCAACGCGCCTGGCTGAACGGGTTTCTGGCAGGCTGGATCGGCCTGCAAGGGGGGGACGGCGCCAGCAGCACATCGGCCAATGCGATCACTGCCGCGCCGCAGGTGGAAGTTGAAGAAGAGTTCCCCTGGCATGATCCGGCGCTGCCGATGGAAGACCGCCTCCAGTTGGCCGAAGGCAAGCCGCTGCCGCGACAATTGATGGCGGCGATGGCTCAACTCGACTGCGGCTCTTGCGGATACGATTGCAAGCGCTACGCCGAGGCAATCGCCAACGGTGAAGAGAAAAGCCTGACGCTTTGTTCGCCCGGCGGCAAACCGACGTCCAGGAAGCTCAAGGAACTCGTCAGCCTCGGGCTGTCGTCCAACGGCCACAGCGCGAATCCCACAAATGGTGCGGCCGCCGTCGTCAAATCTGGTGAGCCAAAGTGGAATCGCAATCACCCGTTTGCGGCCAGAATCCGTCACATCCGCAATCTCAATGAAGCCGGCTCTTCCAAGCACACCTCACATGTGGAGATCGATCTCTCCGGCAGCGGGCTGACCTACGACGTCGGGGACGCGCTGGGGGTGTATCCCTGCAATTGCCCGGAGCTGGTGCAGGGAATTGTCGGCGAACTGCATGCAACGGGCGATGAACTCATTGACGTCGATGGTCAGCAACTCACACTCAACGAAGCCCTGCGCGATCACTTCTGCCTTTCGGAAATCACCGACGAACTGATTACCAGCATGTCTGAATGTTGCGGGGACGTCGGTGACAAGGCCCTGTTGAAACAACTGCTGGACGACGCCGATCCGATTGATGGCTGGGACGTGTTGGAACTGCTGAAATACTACTCGACAGTCCGGCTTACCGCGCAGCAGTTGACTTCCTCGCTCTCACGCTTGAAGCCGAGACTGTATTCCATCAGCAGTTCCCTGAAAGCGCACCCGGAACAGGTGCATCTCACCGTCGGCCGAGTGCACTGGCAGTTCCAGGATCGCGGTCGCAAGGGGGTCGCGAGCACCATGTTCTCTGACCGCATGGCCCCTGGCGACTCCGTCCGGGTCTTCGTGCAGACGTCGCACGGGTTCTCCGTTCCCAAAGATCCTGACGCTCCCGCCATCATGATCGGCCCCGGCACCGGCATTGCCCCGTTCCGCGCCTTCCTCCAGGAACGCCATGCGACTCAGGCGTCCGGAAAAAACTGGCTTTTCTTCGGAGACCAGCGATCGCAGACTGACTATCTCTATCGCGACGAACTGGAATCCTTGTATGAGCAGGGCGTGCTGTCGCGGATTGACCTCGCCTTCAGCCGCGACCAGTCGGAGAAGGTCTATGTCCAGGACCGCATGCTGGAGAACGGCGCCGAGTTCTGGGCCTGGCTGGAAGCCGGTGGCCATGTGTACGTCTGCGGCGACGCCAATCGCATGGCCGTGGACGTCGACAAGGCCCTAAAAAGAATCGTCAGCGAGTTTGGCGGTCTGGGACCGTATGAAGCAGACAAATACCTCGCCCGGATGGCGAAAGACAAACGCTACTGCCGGGACGTGTATTGA
- a CDS encoding right-handed parallel beta-helix repeat-containing protein: MNPLLRVFVLNCLVCSISSAADVQLSPNGPIRTPQAARDAARAAAKPARVIVGDGEYALTEPLVLGAEDSQVTWLAAPGAKPVFNAGQAITGWTRGEGGVWKAKVPEAKAGKWDFEQLWVNDRRATRARTPNKGFFNIAGAAGPKVFPGVEETKYRAFTIAPEHFEILEAIPASQRDGALMTVMHAWAVGQCRIEALDDATQSVLIKGKSAYRFVEIEPDQRYWVENFAAALDAPGEWFLDKQQGELLYRPLPGEDMTKAAVVAPVANQFVVMKNAREIRFQGLKFLHGNYLYPAEGLHDRQASTQIDGCVDIENGTGVHFENCEIGHAGRYGVYFRNGCSDCSLRHCHLHDLGGGGVRIGETQRPSEERLNHHIVVDDCIIQHAGRLHPSACGVTLTHAQHCEITHCDIGDLFYTGVSTGWNWGYGESLSRDNTVENNHIHHLGWAYLSDMGGFYNLGNAPGTAVRGNHVHHIASHRYGGWGLYTDEGSTDVLMENNLVHDTSNSGFHQHYGFHNHVRNNIFAFGQSSQVQRSRNESHLSFIFEHNIVVWDPASPLFDGGEANWKLNETADKGDPRDPAIFRSNLYWPTDGKTPQFLTKAHYTWDEWRKMGRDAGSLFADPKFEDLAKRDFRLKQDSPASKIGFKPWDLNVAGVRRDGPEGATWRQLAAQGHEYPTWDAEAQPWPAPDFKIELQTFESIPPGVIGLHNATYNKENKGESIGVSEEAASPIPVGKGTAASKRSLKIQDAPNLSQTFCPILDVPTNWDAGTMKASFDAMAQPGADWFFEMRTSGGGEYGAGPMVSWKNGVLSAGLGDKTKLAEIPPGEWIRVAVTATTGKGSFDVTVTRQNGAKKDFKKIPCKPEWNQAHYLLWSALGTTQTAFFLDNVSLTREAK, encoded by the coding sequence ATGAACCCCTTGCTCAGAGTGTTCGTTCTGAATTGTCTTGTCTGCTCCATTTCCTCGGCTGCGGATGTTCAACTTTCGCCGAATGGGCCGATTCGAACTCCGCAGGCCGCTCGAGACGCCGCCAGAGCCGCGGCGAAGCCGGCTCGGGTAATCGTCGGCGACGGCGAATATGCGTTGACCGAGCCGCTGGTGCTCGGTGCGGAAGATTCACAGGTGACCTGGCTGGCTGCGCCGGGGGCAAAGCCGGTGTTCAATGCCGGCCAGGCGATCACCGGCTGGACCCGCGGCGAGGGCGGAGTCTGGAAAGCCAAAGTCCCTGAAGCCAAAGCCGGCAAATGGGACTTCGAGCAGTTGTGGGTCAACGACCGCCGCGCGACTCGCGCCCGCACTCCTAACAAAGGCTTTTTCAACATCGCCGGGGCTGCCGGCCCGAAGGTGTTTCCTGGCGTCGAGGAAACAAAGTATCGGGCATTCACCATCGCTCCGGAGCATTTTGAGATCCTCGAGGCGATTCCCGCGTCTCAGCGAGACGGCGCCCTCATGACCGTGATGCACGCCTGGGCCGTCGGGCAGTGCCGGATCGAGGCCCTTGATGATGCGACGCAATCGGTCCTCATCAAGGGGAAGTCGGCCTATCGATTTGTCGAGATCGAACCGGATCAGCGTTATTGGGTTGAGAACTTCGCCGCAGCACTCGATGCGCCCGGCGAGTGGTTCCTCGACAAGCAGCAAGGCGAACTGCTGTACCGCCCGCTCCCAGGCGAAGACATGACGAAAGCCGCCGTCGTTGCGCCGGTGGCGAACCAGTTCGTGGTGATGAAGAACGCCCGGGAAATTCGCTTTCAAGGGCTGAAGTTCCTGCATGGAAATTATCTCTACCCGGCGGAAGGATTGCACGATCGGCAGGCGTCGACGCAGATCGACGGCTGCGTCGACATTGAGAACGGGACGGGCGTGCATTTCGAGAACTGCGAGATCGGCCATGCCGGACGGTACGGGGTGTACTTCAGGAACGGCTGTTCCGATTGCTCGCTGCGGCACTGTCACTTGCATGATCTCGGCGGCGGCGGCGTCCGCATCGGCGAAACGCAGCGCCCGTCGGAAGAGCGACTGAATCATCACATCGTCGTCGACGACTGCATTATCCAGCATGCCGGCCGTCTGCACCCCAGTGCGTGCGGCGTGACGCTGACGCATGCGCAGCACTGTGAGATCACGCACTGCGACATCGGCGATTTGTTCTACACTGGAGTCAGCACCGGCTGGAACTGGGGGTACGGCGAAAGCCTGTCGCGCGACAACACGGTCGAGAACAACCACATCCACCATTTGGGCTGGGCCTATCTCAGCGACATGGGCGGCTTTTACAACCTCGGAAACGCACCGGGCACTGCCGTGCGGGGGAATCACGTCCATCACATCGCCAGCCATCGTTACGGCGGCTGGGGACTGTACACCGACGAAGGGAGCACCGACGTGCTGATGGAGAACAACCTCGTCCACGACACCAGCAACAGCGGCTTTCACCAGCACTATGGGTTCCACAATCACGTCCGCAACAACATCTTCGCTTTCGGCCAGTCGTCTCAGGTACAACGCAGCCGCAATGAATCACATTTGAGCTTCATCTTCGAACACAACATCGTCGTCTGGGATCCGGCGTCGCCGCTGTTTGATGGGGGCGAGGCCAACTGGAAGCTGAACGAAACCGCAGACAAGGGAGATCCCCGCGACCCGGCGATCTTTCGCAGCAATCTCTACTGGCCGACTGATGGCAAAACGCCGCAGTTTCTGACTAAGGCCCATTACACCTGGGATGAGTGGCGAAAGATGGGACGGGATGCCGGCAGCCTGTTCGCCGATCCAAAGTTCGAAGATCTGGCCAAGCGTGACTTCCGACTGAAGCAGGACAGTCCCGCCAGCAAGATCGGTTTCAAACCGTGGGATCTGAACGTGGCCGGCGTCAGACGGGACGGGCCGGAAGGAGCAACCTGGCGACAGCTCGCCGCGCAAGGTCATGAGTATCCCACCTGGGACGCCGAGGCCCAACCGTGGCCGGCGCCCGACTTCAAGATCGAACTGCAAACGTTTGAAAGCATCCCACCCGGCGTCATCGGCTTGCACAATGCCACCTACAACAAAGAGAACAAGGGAGAAAGCATTGGCGTCAGCGAAGAGGCGGCCTCGCCGATTCCTGTGGGAAAGGGAACAGCCGCCTCAAAGCGGAGTCTGAAGATCCAGGACGCTCCGAATCTGTCGCAAACATTCTGCCCGATTCTGGACGTCCCCACGAATTGGGATGCCGGCACGATGAAGGCGAGTTTCGACGCCATGGCTCAGCCTGGGGCCGACTGGTTCTTCGAAATGCGAACCTCAGGCGGCGGAGAATACGGCGCCGGTCCGATGGTCTCGTGGAAGAACGGAGTCTTGTCCGCAGGCCTGGGGGACAAAACAAAGCTCGCCGAGATTCCACCCGGCGAATGGATCCGAGTCGCCGTCACTGCAACCACCGGCAAAGGCTCATTCGACGTCACCGTGACCCGTCAAAACGGCGCCAAGAAGGATTTCAAGAAGATCCCCTGCAAGCCTGAGTGGAATCAGGCCCATTACCTGTTGTGGAGCGCCCTCGGCACGACCCAAACGGCATTCTTCCTCGACAACGTGAGCCTGACCCGCGAGGCGAAATAA
- a CDS encoding LssY C-terminal domain-containing protein, giving the protein MFHRFLTLLQRAFTIYYAPEPGLKTFADREQTQETPQAQVTAAVLSIQEGHRLFGVPLGRRSIQPVYLRIVNRHTAPLRLYVLDIDPHYYTPLEAAGINHFSVMKRLSAYGVAAWFFLPLLLIAPLKLFTVGRANRRMDECFRNQSFPLRPIPPGETAEGFIYTTLDAGNKTVRVCLYSTGGAGTEDASAQLSGLAEHPSGPAVDLTFLIPVPGISADYLRRDFADIYPESDLVQCDLPELTKRLQAMPAATTNAKALKHGDPVNLTVIGEFETVLSAFTARWDECETITLKTCWKTARAFLFGQEYRYSPVSPLYLFERSQDVALQRIRGSINERLHLRLWLTPLRFNGLPVWVGQISRDIGVRFTTQVWNLTTHRVDPNVDESRDYVVEDLLRAERVNAVGYVSGVGPCGPDHPRHNLTGDPYFTDGKRAVIGLSTSRTHPRYVAWE; this is encoded by the coding sequence ATGTTTCATCGTTTTTTGACCTTGCTGCAACGCGCGTTCACGATCTACTACGCCCCGGAGCCGGGCTTGAAGACGTTTGCTGACCGCGAACAGACGCAGGAAACTCCGCAGGCTCAGGTGACGGCGGCGGTGCTGTCGATTCAGGAGGGACATCGGCTGTTTGGGGTTCCACTCGGTCGGCGGAGTATTCAGCCGGTCTATCTGCGAATTGTGAACCGTCACACGGCCCCGTTGCGGCTGTACGTTCTGGATATCGACCCGCACTACTACACGCCGCTGGAAGCGGCGGGGATCAATCATTTTTCGGTGATGAAACGGCTGTCGGCGTATGGCGTGGCGGCCTGGTTCTTTCTGCCGCTGCTGCTCATCGCGCCGCTGAAGTTGTTCACCGTCGGCCGTGCGAATCGACGCATGGACGAATGCTTCCGAAATCAAAGCTTTCCGCTCCGGCCGATTCCGCCCGGCGAAACCGCCGAAGGTTTCATCTACACCACGCTTGATGCCGGCAACAAAACCGTCCGCGTCTGTTTGTATTCCACGGGCGGAGCAGGGACGGAGGATGCGTCGGCGCAACTAAGCGGGTTGGCTGAGCATCCCAGCGGTCCGGCCGTCGATCTGACGTTCCTCATTCCCGTTCCCGGCATCTCGGCCGACTATCTGCGTCGCGACTTTGCGGACATTTATCCCGAGTCCGATCTGGTCCAGTGCGACCTGCCTGAGTTGACCAAACGCCTGCAGGCGATGCCGGCCGCGACGACCAATGCCAAAGCATTAAAGCACGGCGACCCGGTGAATCTCACGGTGATCGGTGAGTTCGAAACGGTACTCAGCGCGTTCACCGCCCGCTGGGATGAATGCGAAACGATCACGCTGAAAACCTGCTGGAAAACAGCGCGCGCCTTTCTGTTCGGGCAGGAATACCGTTACTCGCCAGTCAGTCCGCTGTATCTGTTCGAGCGCAGTCAGGATGTGGCGCTGCAGCGAATTCGGGGTTCGATCAATGAACGGCTGCATTTGCGATTGTGGCTGACGCCGCTGCGATTCAATGGCCTGCCGGTCTGGGTTGGTCAGATCAGCCGCGATATTGGCGTGCGGTTCACGACTCAGGTCTGGAACCTCACGACGCATCGAGTCGACCCCAATGTCGACGAATCACGCGACTACGTTGTCGAAGACCTGTTGCGGGCCGAACGGGTGAACGCCGTCGGTTACGTCAGCGGCGTCGGCCCTTGCGGTCCAGACCATCCCCGACACAACCTGACCGGCGATCCCTACTTCACCGACGGCAAACGCGCCGTGATCGGTCTCTCGACCTCGCGGACTCACCCGCGATACGTCGCCTGGGAGTAG
- a CDS encoding class II aldolase/adducin family protein gives MITRQQLIHPRDELMQTMDRIYRYRMTTTSGGNLSIRDENGDIWITPSRVDKGSLTRNDIVCVRSDGTVDGPHPPSSEFPFHLATYAARPDVRAIVHAHPVALVAFSICRQTPDTRLFHQAHSVCGRVGFAPYALPGSEELGKNIAASFAAGCDSVILENHGVVIAGESCAHAFQRFEAFEFAAKTIIKGRLLGRVRSLSDSQLELAHSRHVALDSFEPTSAHPPEKELRRQLSEFVRRGCRQRLLISTEGSFSARLGDNSFLITPTQQDRELLGIEDFVLVQSGRREAGKKASRAVFAHQAIYRKHPAVQAIVFAHPVNATAFSVTSTPFDTRTIPESYVFLRDVARAPYGVQFQAAGEIADYVSPAAPAAILENDGVLVTGSSVLDAFDRLEVLESTAEAVINARAIGDVSAMPEKAIADLRQAFRLP, from the coding sequence ATCACTCCCTCGCGAGTCGACAAAGGGAGCCTCACCCGAAACGACATCGTCTGCGTCCGCTCCGACGGCACGGTCGACGGCCCGCATCCCCCCAGTTCCGAATTTCCATTTCATCTGGCGACCTACGCGGCCCGGCCTGACGTTCGGGCGATCGTCCATGCCCACCCGGTGGCGCTGGTGGCATTTAGCATCTGCCGCCAAACGCCTGATACGCGACTGTTTCATCAGGCGCATTCCGTCTGCGGTCGGGTCGGCTTCGCCCCCTATGCCTTGCCAGGCAGTGAGGAACTCGGGAAGAACATCGCTGCAAGCTTTGCAGCGGGTTGCGACAGCGTCATTCTGGAGAACCACGGCGTCGTCATCGCGGGGGAATCGTGTGCGCATGCGTTTCAGCGATTCGAAGCGTTTGAATTCGCCGCCAAGACGATCATCAAAGGACGGTTGCTGGGCCGCGTGCGGTCGCTTTCGGATTCCCAACTCGAACTGGCGCATAGCCGTCATGTGGCCCTCGATTCTTTCGAGCCGACATCCGCTCACCCGCCGGAGAAAGAACTGCGGCGACAGTTGAGCGAGTTCGTGCGGCGCGGGTGCCGGCAACGCCTGTTGATCAGTACCGAAGGAAGCTTTTCGGCGAGGCTAGGGGATAACTCGTTCCTGATCACTCCCACTCAGCAGGACCGCGAGCTGTTGGGAATCGAAGATTTCGTGCTGGTGCAGTCAGGTCGCCGTGAAGCCGGCAAGAAGGCTAGCCGCGCGGTCTTCGCCCATCAGGCGATTTATCGGAAGCACCCCGCGGTTCAGGCAATTGTGTTCGCCCACCCGGTGAATGCGACCGCCTTCAGCGTCACCAGTACCCCGTTTGACACCCGAACGATCCCCGAGAGTTACGTCTTTCTCCGAGACGTGGCCCGGGCACCGTACGGGGTGCAGTTTCAAGCGGCGGGAGAAATTGCGGACTACGTCTCGCCTGCCGCTCCGGCCGCGATTCTGGAGAACGACGGCGTCCTGGTGACTGGCTCCAGCGTTCTGGATGCCTTTGATCGGCTGGAAGTCCTTGAATCGACCGCCGAAGCCGTCATCAACGCCCGCGCCATCGGCGATGTCTCGGCGATGCCGGAGAAAGCGATTGCGGACCTCCGCCAGGCGTTTCGGTTGCCGTGA